The DNA sequence ATAAAAGGTAAATTGATCGATGTCTCTGACAAATTTGACAACTCTATTTTTGCTTTTTCGGCGGCCTCCCTTAAGCGTTGCAACGCCATTTTATCCGTACTTAAATCAATTCCTTCCTGTTGCTTAAACTTTTCAATCAACCACTTAACAATTATGGCATCAAAATCATCTCCCCCTAGCTGATTATTGCCAGAAGTAGAAATAACTTCAAAAATACCATTACCCAACTGTAGTAAAGAAACATCAAATGTTCCTCCACCTAAGTCAAAAACTAAAACGTGTTGATCCTCATCTTGTTTATCTAAACCGTAAGCTAAAGCCGCCGCTGTGGGTTCATTAATAATTCTCATTACCTCTAAACCCGCAATAATCCCCGCATCTTTAGTCGCTTGTCGTTGAGCATCACTAAAATAAGCTGGAACTGTAATCACCGCCTGAGTCACCGTTTCTCCCAAAAAAGTTTCAGCATCAGTTTTTAGCTTTTGCAAAATCATCGAGGAAATTTCTTGAGGAGTATATTGTTTCCCTTGAATATCAACGTCAACGGTGTTATCTTTTCCTTTGACGCATTTGTAAGTCACTCGATTTCTTTCTTCTTCCGTCTCTTCCCATCTACGACCAATAAAACGCTTGATACTATAGATAGTATTTTCCGCATTCGTGACGGCTTGTCTTTTCGCTAATTGACCAACTAAGCGCTGACTACCCTTGCCAAAACCGACAATACTGGGAGTCGTTCTCGAACCTTCTTGGTTAGTGATGACGAGGGGTTTTCCCCCTTCTAAGACAGCAACGCAACTATTGGTTGTTCCTAGATCTATTCCTATTACTTTTCCCATAGTTAATAGTGGTGGCGGTGTTACATTTGAGCTATTGTAATTTAATTATAGTCAGAACATTATAATTGTTTAAACAATTTCTTGACTATTCTTGACTATTTTCCGAGGTTTCTGATTCTAAATCGGTATTTTCAGATTCATTTTCCCCGGGCATAGCTACTTTTACCATAGCGTAGCGCAATACTTGATCATCGATCATATAGCCTCTTACTAATTGCTCTATGACAGTACCTTCAGGATATTCGTTTGTGGGTTCTCTAAGCATAGCCTCATGGAAGTTCGGGTCAAAAGGTTGATTTTCTGGGCGCATTGCTGATACACCGACTTTTTTTAAACCTTCGACTAAAATTTTATATACTCCCTGATAACTTTTATGAATAGTCATTTCACCGTCATTGGCAGGTTTGATTTGATTTCTAGCTCTCTCAAAGTTATCTACGGCGGGTAGAATTTCATTAATAATTTTCTTTTTGACTTGAGATTCTAATTCTTCTTTTTCTCTACTGGTGCGACGACGGAAATTATCAAAATCGGCAGTCAGGCGCATAAATTGACTGTTAGCACTTTTTACCTGTTCTTCTTTTAGTTCTAGTTCTTGTTTTAGAGATTCTATTTCTTTTTGTAAGGATTCAACAACACTATTTAATTGGTTATTATCATTTTGTGGCTCTGTGGCTTCAGCATTTGAAGGTTCGGCGTTTTCTTCATTGTTTACAACAGTTTCAGAGACTGGTTGCTGTTCAAAATCTGTTTCCATAACTTCTGATTCTTGGTTATTTATTTCTTCGGAAGGGGAAGAGTTTGTTTCATGATCGGCAATATCTGTTTTTTTCTCTAATTCAGGATAGTTGTCCGCTTCACTCATCATAGCTTTAATATTTTCCTTCAATGAAATTTATCAATAATAATACTAACTATAAGCATACTATTTTCATGATCCCAAAATCAAGATATTTATGGTTAAAAGTCAATGAAAATAGAAAATAAATTTTGGTAGATATACCTCCTGTGTGAAATCTTTTTTAAATATTGATTATATATCTTAATTTTAGTACAGAAATAAGCATCATAAATTATCACTATAAATTGGCAATATTTACTTCTACTTTAGATATAATTAAATAAATTTAAGACCTAAAAATATAATTAGAAAAGAATACAATATATATGAAAAATATTTAGAAAAGTAAAAAACTAGAGCTGTTTATTGAAAAATTTTAATGAATAATCATCTTAAAAAGTTAACTAAAGTTATTATTTATGGTCGATAAAAGACGCTCTGTCTTATTTATTGAAGTTGATAAAATTTAGTTTTTGTTTACACCTATGAATTAATCAAAGTTATACTCAATTATAATGTTGTTCATTTTATATATTATTAGCTCCTTTATTTCTGATTTTTTGTCTAAACTTACGCAAGTCTTTCATTACTTCTTCTGCATTTTGGTAGCGATCGCTGAAGTGATAACGAGTCATTTTTTTGATTATACTAGCAGTTGGGCGACTAACATACTCTTGACTATTCCAAATAATTTCCCCTGTTTTATCGTCTCTAGGTAGTTTGTTGGGAAAATTACCTGTTAGGCAGTGAATTGCTAACATTCCCGTGGCGTAAATATCACTACTGAGACAAGGTTGTCCTGCTAATTGTTCGGGTGCGGCATAGCCTTCATTGCCGATGATGACGGTTTTCTGGTCGCTTTTACGAGATATTTGCTTAACTGCCCCAAAGTCAATGAGTACGATAGAATTATTGGTGTTGCGACGAATAATATTATCGGGTTTTATGTCTCGATGAATTAAATTATATTCTTGAATAAAAGTCAGAATTGACATAATTTCTTCTATAAGAATTAAAACTTCTTTTTCTCTGTATTTTCCTTTTTCTCTTATTTCTCTCATAATGGTTTTTCCTTCAATATATTCTTGTATCAAGAAAAACTCGTTATTTTCTTCTATATACGCTAATAGTTGAGGTATTTTTTCATGAGTCCCAACTTTCTCTAAAATTTTAGCTTCTGTTCTGAATAAACGTTGAACAATTTTTAAAAATTTTGGCTCTTTTGAGGAGGGTGTTAACCTTTTGACGACACAGTAGGGTTTACCGGGGCGTTGTAAGTCTCTCGATAAATAGGTACTGCCAAAACTACCTTTTCCTAGGGCTTTGACAATTTCATAGCGATTAACAATTAAAGAGCCTTGCTCATAGTTGATGATTGAAGGGGCATCGGTAATTTGCGATCGATTCTCCAATAACATTTGTAGCATAGCGATGGATTTTTCTTGGTCTGCTACTTGTTTTTGAATGGTTAATTGTTCTTGTTTTGCCTGATAGGCATTATAGCTAACAAGTGCGATCGCACCTCCAAAAAAAGCAAATAGAGGGGAAATAATGGGAATCCATCCCCCCCAAAAAGAAATAATAACGGCACTACCAACAATAATCGCAATGGCAACACCTTGCCCTAAAATCATCACTAAAGGGCGAGAAAGAAACAGGATAGAACAACTACCTATCAAACCCCAAAGATAAATCCAGAGAATTTCTTGCCACTCTTGCCAACTCCAGATTAAAGGTTGCCCGTCAATAGCAGAAGTTAAAATTTGACTAGCCATATAACTATGAAGAGTTACCCCCGGCATTAACACCACATCTTCACCCTGACGACTAAAAGGAGTATAAAAAGTATCTTTCAAACTAGGTGCAGAAACACCGATTAAAATAATTTTGTTAGCAATCAATTCAGGATTGATATTACCCTGCAAAACCTCATTTAAAGTCACAGTGGGAGTAGGCTTGTCTCCTCGGCGATAATCAATCATAATTTGATAACCACTAGCATCAATATTTTGGTAAGCTCCAATAGTCTGATTAAGAGGTTTAAGGGTTGTTTTGCCCAATTTTAATAAACTATCTTCGGTGATTTCTGGCTCAATTCCCTCCGCCATTAAATAACTCAATGCCATTTGTAACCCCAGAGAGTAAGGAGTAGGGCATCTACTTTCTTGAGGATTAACATAAAATAAATTACGCCTTACTACTCCATCACCATCTATCACTATATCCGCAAAACCCACCAATTCTATTGCCATAGTTGAGGGAGGAGGCACAGCAGGTTGATTTTCCGATTCTAACTTACAAACCCCAGAAATATTGCTACTAACACTAAAAATATTTTCTAACTTTTCTGCTCCGGGTTCAACGGGCAAATCACGATATAAATCAATGCCAATACCATAAGGATTATGTTGTAAAAGATTATTAAGGCTTTTAGCTAAAGTAGCGTCACTAATAGGCCATTTCCCTTCTGTTTGAATATCATCTTCAGTTATTAATACTGTCAGTATGCGATTATCTTCCTTTTCGGCAGAACGTAATCTTATAAGTTTGTCATATGTTCCTAAGTCAAAATATTCAAATCCTCCCCCTTGTTTCAGAATCACTGTTAATGTACTAGCAATAACTGAAGCACTAATCACAGCAAAACTGGTTTTTCGCCATGATTTTTGATTTAACCATTGAGAGAAGGATATTAGCATGATGATGAAGGATTAAAAATGAAAAATTAGCTTATCCCCAATACCTCAATATCCCAATACCTCAAATACCCCAACTCCGAAATCCTAACTAAATAGTAGAATGTCCTAATGCTAATCCCATAACCAACATTCCTAAAACAAGGAAAGGTTGAGCGCTGGCTTGATATTTAACATCATTTTTCAAGGGATCACGCAAAAAGTACATATCTTGGAAGGTGATTTGGGGAATAACTAGGAGTAATAGTATAGTAGCGTAAAGATTTTGACCTAGATAAATTAAATATCCCCCCATGGCAATCTGAAAAACATCAATCATAATCACACAAATCCAAGCGGCAGTAGTTACCCCAAACATAACAGGTAATGATTTTAAACCTAAAGTGCGATCGCCCTCCACACTTTTGAAATCATTAACCACGGCAATACCTAAACCTGCCATACTATAAACCAAAGTAAGAATAACAACGGTCCAGTTTAACTCTCCAAATAAAGCATGACCTGCCCACCAGGGTAAAGCAATATAACTTGAGCCTAAAGCATAAT is a window from the Cyanobacterium sp. Dongsha4 genome containing:
- the grpE gene encoding nucleotide exchange factor GrpE, translated to MMSEADNYPELEKKTDIADHETNSSPSEEINNQESEVMETDFEQQPVSETVVNNEENAEPSNAEATEPQNDNNQLNSVVESLQKEIESLKQELELKEEQVKSANSQFMRLTADFDNFRRRTSREKEELESQVKKKIINEILPAVDNFERARNQIKPANDGEMTIHKSYQGVYKILVEGLKKVGVSAMRPENQPFDPNFHEAMLREPTNEYPEGTVIEQLVRGYMIDDQVLRYAMVKVAMPGENESENTDLESETSENSQE
- a CDS encoding CHASE2 domain-containing serine/threonine-protein kinase; translated protein: MLISFSQWLNQKSWRKTSFAVISASVIASTLTVILKQGGGFEYFDLGTYDKLIRLRSAEKEDNRILTVLITEDDIQTEGKWPISDATLAKSLNNLLQHNPYGIGIDLYRDLPVEPGAEKLENIFSVSSNISGVCKLESENQPAVPPPSTMAIELVGFADIVIDGDGVVRRNLFYVNPQESRCPTPYSLGLQMALSYLMAEGIEPEITEDSLLKLGKTTLKPLNQTIGAYQNIDASGYQIMIDYRRGDKPTPTVTLNEVLQGNINPELIANKIILIGVSAPSLKDTFYTPFSRQGEDVVLMPGVTLHSYMASQILTSAIDGQPLIWSWQEWQEILWIYLWGLIGSCSILFLSRPLVMILGQGVAIAIIVGSAVIISFWGGWIPIISPLFAFFGGAIALVSYNAYQAKQEQLTIQKQVADQEKSIAMLQMLLENRSQITDAPSIINYEQGSLIVNRYEIVKALGKGSFGSTYLSRDLQRPGKPYCVVKRLTPSSKEPKFLKIVQRLFRTEAKILEKVGTHEKIPQLLAYIEENNEFFLIQEYIEGKTIMREIREKGKYREKEVLILIEEIMSILTFIQEYNLIHRDIKPDNIIRRNTNNSIVLIDFGAVKQISRKSDQKTVIIGNEGYAAPEQLAGQPCLSSDIYATGMLAIHCLTGNFPNKLPRDDKTGEIIWNSQEYVSRPTASIIKKMTRYHFSDRYQNAEEVMKDLRKFRQKIRNKGANNI